ACTCCTTGTGGTGTTATTTTTCTGATTTTATGATTATTGGTATCCGTTACGTATAGATTATTATCTGTATCTATTGCAATACTACTGGGACCATAAAACTGGGCTGCACTACTTTGACCATCGGCAAACCCTGAGTTGCTACCTGCCAGTGTGCTTACCACTCCTTGTGGTGTTATTTTTCTTATTTTATGATTGTTAGAATCAGCTATGTATAGATTATTATCTGTATCTATTACAATACCAATAGGCCTATTAAACTGGGCAGAAATGCCTTGTCCATCTGCAAATCCTAGTGTACTACCGGCTATAGTACTTACATGTACCTCGGTAATAATATAGGAGAATTCTGGGCCGGTAAGTGTTGTACCATTTACGGATAAGGTTACCAAACCCGAATATGCTTTGGGCGGCACTACCGCTTTAATTTGGGTGTTGCTTACCGATTGTACAGTACCTTCTTTGTCATTAAAAAATACGTGTACCTTACTGATATCTTCGCCAAAATTATTGCCGTTGATGGTGACAATAGTAGTTTTTGGCCCACTGGTAGGGCTTATATTACTTAGAGTTGCTACTGGTGGTACTACTGGCGGTGTGTTGCCATTATCATCACTACTACAACTTGCTAGCACTAGTACCAGCAATATAACTATACTATTTTTTATTGTTTTCATGTGTTCTTACTTTATTGTTTTTAAAAATTTTAATCTATGTTAACGTGAATACTGTTTAAGAGCAGGATACGTCACTTCGAAATTCTGTAAGAATTTAGTATAGAGAAGTGTTTTTTAGCTATAAATTTTCTTGTTTTCGATACATCAAATCAGAGATTTGGCACTCAAATTGACGAAAATTTCTTATCTATTATTCACGTTATGTTAGTATAGGTTAGTGTTGTATTAGGCATATAGATTACTATCAATTTTATTTTTAGGCGTACCCTTTGTTTTCCATTTATGATGTCGTTTAGTTAAGTTTTTAGTTGTCGGTCAGAGTCCTTCGATAAACTCAGGAAACCTGTCGAAGATTTTTGAAAACACAAATTTGGAATCACTTCGACAAGCTCAGTGTGGCATATTGATTTAATCTTATCCTTTAAGGTAAACAAGATTGATAATTCGGGTTAAAAGAAAGCAGAAATACCAATCCCCAGAAAAATAGAAGACAAGCTTTCTTTGTAATTCGATGGTGCACCTTTGGGATTGACATCTTCCCAGGAATAGCTTACACTAGGTTCGATGGCGACATGATTTCCGAGGAAAAAAGCGTAACCAGCCCCAACTCTAAAACCAAAAATATTTGATTTTATATCTGTTGAGCCAAGCAATCCTCCATTGCTAGTTGTTTTAGAACTTGCTATACCAATAAGACCTTCGAAATAGATGTTGTTTTCTAGGTAATAACGTGCAAAAGGTCCTATACCAAAACCATTAGTGGTCGTTTCTATATCTCCAAAATCTGAATCTTGCTTTTCTTTGTTTGTATTAATGCCTAATTCGAGACCAACGGCAAGATTATCGATTACAAAATATCCAACTTTTGGCGTTATTCTGGTAGTAAATGCGGTTGCTTTGTCATCATTTCTTTTTCGGGTAGTGAAATAAACATTAACACTTCCGTTAGCAATAAAACTCCCCTTTGTTTTGGCGTCAAATCCAGAGTCTTGTGCCTGGGATGAAACTATAAAAATGAATGATACGATTAATGTGGCTACTTTTTTCATAATGATTTAATTTTAATTAATTTGATATAAGATGCTTTTTGTGATTAGTTTTCCGTTTGCTTTGCGTGTTTCTTCTTTTACCATACCCACACCTTCTGCTATCCATTGTTTAGTGTGTTGTATCGTGGTCATTCCCATGGTTAACTCGTTGGTATAGGTAATTACATAGCAATCAAAAGTTCCTGCAGGGGTAGTAACTTGCTCTTTTGCAATTACTTTTCTGTTTTGCATATTGGTGGTCATATTTATGTTCATGATTCCCGCATTTACAGACATGTGTACAGATGCATTAGGTAATTCCTGACCAATAGTTAAACTATTGGGGAAAGAGATGTCATCTCCCGTAATACTATATTCCATGTCGTTATATTGATCAAGTATACCAGGGGCAATAAAAGATTCGGGATCTAAACGAGTCGTTTTTCCCGAACAATTGGCTTTAAATGATGAGGTGACAATTGATTTATTGTTCTTGCCATTTTTTAGATGCATAGCAATAGTAATAACACTTTGAGTAGTTGTGTTTTTTACATCGGTTACCTTAAATTCGGTTATGGTAGAGAGACGTTCCTTTTTATTATATTGATGAATGGTTAGTTTTTTGCCTTTCTCGCTAGCATAAAATTTACTACAATTATTGTTCTGAGCAGAAACCGATGTGAGTACCAGTACTGCAATTAAAAAAGCGATATGTTTTATCTGTTTGTATTTCATTTTTTTGATATGTGTCATGATGGTTTTATGGATTAAACCGAATTCTAATAGATTCTCCATTTTGCTCCACCAGTTCATAAGTTCGATCTATTGCATCTTGTATATAATCTGCATAATTGAAATTATTAGGTAAATTGATCAAATTCACATAATTCTCTTCGAAACGAGAAGTGTCTTCAAAATAATTGGTATAATCAGAGAGACTTTCTGGTAGTTGTGGAAGTGTTACTTTATTTGTGCCATTATTCGGAATGGTAATGTCCCAAAAAAGGTTTTTGGCGGCGGGATTTATAATTTGAGTTTCGATATTGGTACATAAATAAATGCCGGATGGTTGTACTTGTAGACTGTTTGATGTAGAGGTGTATGAAAAATCCCAGTTTGGTTTTGTAACAGATACTATTTCAGGTAAAATATTAGTTTTAATTGCTTTGCTATGTCGTACTCCATCAGGATATGATGCTCCATAGCTTGTTAAGTAATACTCAAAGCCATCAGTGATTTCCATATGTTGAGGAAAATTACTTTCGAGATTAACATATCTGTTGGTGTCATAAATAGCAGAAAGATCAGCGTAATTTCTGTCTGAAGTATCATTTAACGTTATAGAGCGTGTAGGTACTATGGTGAAATCTGCAAAACTCAAAGTTCTATTTTCAGTTTCTTTATAATTATCGATCCATGTATATCCATAAACCACAGGATCTACATCATTTGGCTTATACTTTATTTTTAGAAAAATTTTATCAGCAGAACTTTCTTTATTATATGCATAGGTTTTGGTAGGAGCACTGGTTAGGGGATCGACTCCATCGGTAATAGTTCTGTTTTTTAGTCCATAAACAGAAAGCCTGATTTGAGTAGCCCCTGTTAGATTTAGAGTGAACTTTATGCTACCATTTCTGGTAGGGTGATAATTGGGAGCAATTGCACTACTACCTACAGGTACATCTTTGATAGTGATTAGACCTTTATAACTATCGGTTTCTAAAAGGGTAGTAAGCATAAAACTATTAGAAGCATAACCTTTTGCGATTAGCGTGTAAACTCCTGGTATTTTATTGGTTTCTACAGTAGCTAAGATCTCTCCTTCTGCATTATTGGCTATAATCATATTAGGCAAGCTGTTTACACTAAGATTAGAATAATCAAATGTTGCTAATATGATTTCTTGATTGGGATCTATTCCGGGGCCGTTATCATCGTTAGAACAAGACAAGAATATGGCGATCGATAGCGATAATAAAAATGTATATAAAATAGATTTTGATGTTTTCATTTTTCTAAGGTTTAGATTTTGATAAGTGCTACTTTTTTGTTTTTTTACTTTCTTTAATCAAGAAGTTCTTAATCTTCTTTTAAGCTTCGTATTTCACCGGTTCTTCGGGAACCTCCTGTACCATCGGATTGATTGCCTCCAAAAAGCCATATCTCATCATTAAATACTAATGCTGTGTAACTATTGATACCTTCTCTTCCTGGCCTGGGGCCTTCATAGCTGGTCCAGGTCATCATATCTGATGAATACCATATCTCGTTATTAAACTCGGTAAGGTTATCTTTACCAGCAATGACCCATACTTTATCGTTGTAAACTGTTGCAGAATGTGCATTTCTTTCTGAAAACAGCGTAGTAGGGCTAACTTCTGTCCATAAACTACCATTGGTACTGGTCCATATTTCGTTTACTTTGTTGGCGGCTATATCTTCTCCTCCTAATAAATACATTGCATCATTAAAAACAACACCTTTTTGTCCTGCTCTTCCAGGGAACGCATTATCGGTTTCTTGTATCCAGTTTAAACCATTTGCTGTTGACCATACCTCGGTTTGGTTAGTTGTGTGATTGCCTTTTGTCACATACATTTTACTGTTATATACCAAGGTTTCATGAGCCGGTAAAGCTCCAAAAGGAGGTGATAATTCATTCCAGGAAATCCCATCTGTTGAATGCCATATATTGGTATATGGAACATCTGCACTGTCTTTACCGCCTATAAGCCAAAGCTGACCATTAAACGTAGTTAATGTAGCCCCCGAACGAAAAGATGTAAAGCTTGCTGGTGTAGTGCTAGAAAGAGGAATGGTAGCCCAATCAATACCGTTATTGCTAGACCAAAGAAAATAAGGCCCAGAACTACCATATGTATTATAACCTCCGGCAGCATAAATTTTTCCATCAAAAATAGCCATTGCAACTCCTGCAAATTCACCCATTTGATCTTCTTCGGTCTGTACTGTAAAGGTTAAAGAAAGTTCTCCTCCTCCTCGTATAGGAGTAGTATTGTCATCATCTAAGTCACATGAAAAATGGGTGGCTGTAAGGATGATTAATAATAGTACATTGAATCTTTTTGTTTTCATTTCTTTACTTTTAGAGTTTTACAGCTTTATATCATTACGCAACGAATATTGTTACCTTTATTGATCTCTTATTTTTTAAATTTTATTTCCTTAATGATTTTGTTTTTGTGTGTGATTTTTAATGTATAGGTTCCGTTTTCTAAATGGGTTATATTTAGGTATATACTATTTGTAGGAGAATGATTGAGGTGTCCTTTGTAAATCTTTCTTTTTTTATTCATGCCTGTATATCGATCAATGAATCAGACTTTATTTTTAGACTTGATTGTGTAAAGCTAGAATATGTAAAAGAGGATCGTTATAAGGTATGTAACAAAGACTATGAATTATGTAACATTAAGAAATAGGGGGAGGTACCCCTTTTGTTAGGGGTGTTTTTTGAAATGTAAACAGCCTATTTCTTTTGATTTTCTTTCTAAAAGTGAAATAAACTTTTCGTACTTTAACAGATAGCAATTCTATAAATTATGTAACAATATTGGTTACATATGGTATAATGATGCTAATGAAAATAATGTATCATTGTAATTTTGATTATAACCGTTTGTACAACTTAAATTTATCTTTAGTATCAAAAATTTCTCTTACATTTTTTTGTTATTTCTTACCTCTTCTTACTTATGTTGGGCTCAGGAATCTGTAGTAAATCCGACAAAAGTTGTATTTGAAGAAATAATTATCACTTCTGATGATGGGCTTCAGGCATGGGAAAATATTGATGTATTTTATGAAGATGAAGAAGGGATTATTTGGTCACTTATAGAAGATGGTTTATATCGGTATAATGGATATTCTGCTGTAAATGTGACTAGTTTTTTATCTCGTTTTCATAATCTGGATGTAGGGAATCAGGCTGGAACAAGGTTTTTGATTGATAATGATGTTATTTGGTATGGAGAACGTAAAGGATTGTATAAGATAAATCTAGAAAAACGTACTTCAGAAAAAATATTTTTAGAAGAACCGTTACATCTTCCTAATTGGCGAAATTTCATTTTACAATTGAAATCAATAGCCGATACATTATATGTAGGTACTTCTAATGGAATCTATATCGTAGATAAAAAATCGAATATTGTTTTAAAGAAGTATTTAACCAACGGGATTGATATTCATCATCGTAATAGCTCACATGCTGTAGAATCTTTTTTTGTAAACGCAAAAAATAATATCATTTGGGTGGCACTACCTGATGGTTTTTATAAAATTAACATCAAAAACGATCACATAGAGCATTACCAGATTAAAGATGCCCCTTATATCTATCCTCATAATTTTCATGATATTATACGCTATGATAATGTATTTTTAATGCCTACTCATGGTTTAGGAATGGTAGAGTTTAATGTAGAAACCAAGCAGTTTTCACGTTTTGAAACCAAAGTACATGAGAAATGGAGTCGTGCTGATAATGTTATTCGATCTGCAATTCCCTTAAGCGATAGTACTTTATTGGTTAATGTAGTTAATTTGGGAAATGCACTTTACAATAGGCATACAAAAAAATATGAGTGGTTAGAAACACCAGAACCTATGAAAGATGGTGTTTTCTTAAACTTAGATAGAAGCGGATTTGTATGGGCATCGAAACGAGGAAGAATATTTCGTTCTACCCAGCCTGTGGTTAAAACCACTCAGCATTTTAAACATAGCATTGATATAAGCAGTTTTGTGGCTAATAATGTTTTAAAAAGCAGGCCTTCTATCGAGGGTTATTCTACTATAGATCTTAAAGAAGGAGAACGAAATGTAGTATTAGATTTTTCTATTTCTAAGCCTTATGTTTTAGATTCTATAGCGTATAAATACCGATTAAATTCGGAAAAATGGATTCCTATAAAAACAGAAAATGTGCTAAGTCTTTTTGATCTGACTGCTGGCAAAAAGAATTTAACCATTCAAGCACTTGATGAAGATAAAAATGTGTTAGCAGTACGAGAATTAATATTCATTGTTCATCAACCTTTTTATCAATCTATATATTTTATCGGTAGTTGTGTTCTTTTTCTCTTAATAGCAATATATTTATTAGGAAGGTATAGTATGTTTAAAAAAACTACCAAAAAATTACAAGAACTAGATAAAGCAAAATCTAAATTTTTCGCTAATATTTCTCATGAATTTCGTACGCCTCTTACCTTAATTTCGGGACCTATTCAACAGCAACTTAAAAAAGAAAAACTTGATCCGATTGAACGTGCCAATTTTGAAATGGCGCAACGCAACTCACATAAGTTACTTTCTCTGGTAGATCAACTTTTAGACCTTTCGAAAATAGAAACAGGAAATTTAAAGCTTAAGATAAGTCAACAAGATGTAATCTCTTTTATAGGGAGTATAGCCGATAGTTTTACATATTTGGCCACAGAAAAAAAGATTAACTACCTCACGTATATAAATAAAACCCAGGCTATAACATGGTTTGATAAGGATATAGTAGAAAAGGTAGTTGTAAATCTGGTATCTAATGCCATAAAGTATACACCAAACAAGGGATCTATGGTATGCAATGCTACGGTAAAAGAAAATGAATTACACTTTGTGGTAAAGAATACAGGTAAAGGGCTTACCAAAGAAGAAGAAGTCAAAGTTTTTGAACGATTTTATCAGATTAACGAAAACAAAGAAGGAATTGGTATTGGTTTGGCTTTGGTAAAGGAATTGGTCTCGTTGCATAAAGGAACTATAAGTGTAGAAAGCATTCCTAATGAATGGACAGTCTTCACTGTAACATTACCTATTGCTAAAAAATCTTTTTCTAAAAAAGAATTTATAGATGATTCTATTGCTATTTCCAGAAGTGAAATAGGTAACTCTATTAGTGAATATAAAGAAGAACAAGCTGTAGAAGCCGATAAAACAAATGTAGATTTACCCATTTTGCTCATTGTAGATGATAATGATGATATTCGAAGTTATGTAGAGCATATATTTACAAAACGTTATACCATCGTAAAAGCCAAAAATGGAAAGGAAGGGATTGAACAAGCCATAGTGTATATCCCAGATATTATTATTAGTGATATTATGATGCCAGTAAAAGATGGTGTTGAGCTATGTAATGCATTAAAAAGTGATGAGCGTACTAGTCATATCCCTATTGTTCTATTAACTGCAAAAGCAGGAGATGAAAACAAATTAGAAGGCATAAAGACAGGTGCAGATGATTATATCACTAAACCATTTCATGAAGGCGTACTAAAAGAACGTATAAACAAACTGATAGAAGTTCGCAAAAAATTACAATCGCGATACAGTCAGGAAGTTATTTTAAGACCAAAAGATGTAACTATAACCTCTGTAGAGGAGCAATTTTTAAGCCGTATGCAAAAGGTATTGGACGAAAATTTGGTAGAATCTTCTTTTTCGATAGAACTGTTTAGTCAGGCATTAGGTATGAGTCGTATGCAACTGCACAGAAAGTTGAAAGCATTAACAGGGTTGTCTGCTTCAGAATTTATTCGATCTCAACGCCTAAAATTAGCGGCACAATTACTTAAAAAATCCGATATTAATGTATCTCAAGTAGGATATAGTGTTGGTTTTAATGATCATGCATATTTTAGTAAGTGTTTTAAAGAAATGTATCATTGTACACCTAATGAGTACAGTAAGAAAAAATAAATAGAATACGTTTTCTTTTATGAAGCCCTTTTTTGCATAGTTTTTGTAAAATGATAAAATCAGATGAGGTTTCTAATCGTGTCGAAACGCTTTAGATTTTAAAAAATAATCATACTTTTATACACACAATTGAATATTTCTTAGTTTGCTACTCTAAAATGACCGAAAACGTAAAAATTATTGAATGCCCTCGAGATGCTATGCAGGGTATAAAAGAATTCATTCCTACCGAAAAAAAAGTTCAGTATATTCAGTCATTGTTACGGTGTGGTTTTGATACCATAGATTTTGGGAGTTTTGTTTCACCAAAAGCAATACCGCAAATGGTAGATACTGCAGAGGTTTTGTCGCAATTAGATCTTTCTGATACCAGAAGTAAATTGTTGGCAATTATTGCTAATGTTCGCGGTGCTAATGATGCAGTACAACATGAAGCAATCAATTATTTGGGATATCCTTTCTCGATTTCAGAAAATTTCCAAATGAGAAATACACATAAAACTATTGCAGAATCTGTAGCTACATTACAAGAAATATTACACATCGCAGATAAAGCAAATAAAGAAGTGGTGGCTTATCTTTCTATGGGGTTTGGTAATCCTTATGGAGATCCATGGAGTGTAGAAATAGTAGGAGAGTGGACCGAGAAATTAAGCAAGATGGGGGTGAAGATTCTTTCATTATCAGATACTGTTGGTACTTCTTCACCAGAAATTATTGATTACTTGTTTTCGAATTTAATTCCGGCTTATCCAGAAATTGAATTTGGAGCGCATTTGCATACTACACCAACAACCTGGTTTGAGAAAGTAGATTCTGCATATAAAGCAGGATGCAGACGTTTTGATGGAGCTATTCAAGGATTTGGAGGATGCCCAATGGCAAAAGATGAATTGACTGGTAATATGCCTACAGAACGTATGATCTCATATTTTACAACGGTGAATGCCGAAACGAATATCAAAACGCTAAGTTTTGAATCTTCGCATAACGAGGCTACCAAAATATTTTCGTTGTATCATTAGTCTGTATCACACTTAAAACCAGCATAGTAATTTTCTTTCTTTACTGAAGTTTAAAATTAATTTAGATTTAGAATAAATAAACTTTGTCAAGTTCATTTTGATGAATATATTTGCGAACTCATAAGTTATTGATATTAAGTCTAAA
The sequence above is a segment of the Aquimarina spinulae genome. Coding sequences within it:
- a CDS encoding IPT/TIG domain-containing protein — translated: MKTIKNSIVILLVLVLASCSSDDNGNTPPVVPPVATLSNISPTSGPKTTIVTINGNNFGEDISKVHVFFNDKEGTVQSVSNTQIKAVVPPKAYSGLVTLSVNGTTLTGPEFSYIITEVHVSTIAGSTLGFADGQGISAQFNRPIGIVIDTDNNLYIADSNNHKIRKITPQGVVSTLAGSNSGFADGQSSAAQFYGPSSIAIDTDNNLYVTDTNNHKIRKITPQGVVSTLAGSTSGFADGQGSVAQFNRPYAIAIDTDNNLYIADSYNHKIRKITPEGVVSTLAGNTEGFADGTGTMAKFSYPLGIAIDLDSNLYVTDYENHKIRKITPQGVASTMAGSTLGSADGIGTIAQFNFPLGITIDTNSNLYVADTENHKIRKITPQGVVSTLAGSTEGFADGTSTSAQFTYPYGIIIDRDHILYVTDTNNHKIRKITQE
- a CDS encoding hydroxymethylglutaryl-CoA lyase; translation: MTENVKIIECPRDAMQGIKEFIPTEKKVQYIQSLLRCGFDTIDFGSFVSPKAIPQMVDTAEVLSQLDLSDTRSKLLAIIANVRGANDAVQHEAINYLGYPFSISENFQMRNTHKTIAESVATLQEILHIADKANKEVVAYLSMGFGNPYGDPWSVEIVGEWTEKLSKMGVKILSLSDTVGTSSPEIIDYLFSNLIPAYPEIEFGAHLHTTPTTWFEKVDSAYKAGCRRFDGAIQGFGGCPMAKDELTGNMPTERMISYFTTVNAETNIKTLSFESSHNEATKIFSLYH
- a CDS encoding response regulator, translated to MLFLTSSYLCWAQESVVNPTKVVFEEIIITSDDGLQAWENIDVFYEDEEGIIWSLIEDGLYRYNGYSAVNVTSFLSRFHNLDVGNQAGTRFLIDNDVIWYGERKGLYKINLEKRTSEKIFLEEPLHLPNWRNFILQLKSIADTLYVGTSNGIYIVDKKSNIVLKKYLTNGIDIHHRNSSHAVESFFVNAKNNIIWVALPDGFYKINIKNDHIEHYQIKDAPYIYPHNFHDIIRYDNVFLMPTHGLGMVEFNVETKQFSRFETKVHEKWSRADNVIRSAIPLSDSTLLVNVVNLGNALYNRHTKKYEWLETPEPMKDGVFLNLDRSGFVWASKRGRIFRSTQPVVKTTQHFKHSIDISSFVANNVLKSRPSIEGYSTIDLKEGERNVVLDFSISKPYVLDSIAYKYRLNSEKWIPIKTENVLSLFDLTAGKKNLTIQALDEDKNVLAVRELIFIVHQPFYQSIYFIGSCVLFLLIAIYLLGRYSMFKKTTKKLQELDKAKSKFFANISHEFRTPLTLISGPIQQQLKKEKLDPIERANFEMAQRNSHKLLSLVDQLLDLSKIETGNLKLKISQQDVISFIGSIADSFTYLATEKKINYLTYINKTQAITWFDKDIVEKVVVNLVSNAIKYTPNKGSMVCNATVKENELHFVVKNTGKGLTKEEEVKVFERFYQINENKEGIGIGLALVKELVSLHKGTISVESIPNEWTVFTVTLPIAKKSFSKKEFIDDSIAISRSEIGNSISEYKEEQAVEADKTNVDLPILLIVDDNDDIRSYVEHIFTKRYTIVKAKNGKEGIEQAIVYIPDIIISDIMMPVKDGVELCNALKSDERTSHIPIVLLTAKAGDENKLEGIKTGADDYITKPFHEGVLKERINKLIEVRKKLQSRYSQEVILRPKDVTITSVEEQFLSRMQKVLDENLVESSFSIELFSQALGMSRMQLHRKLKALTGLSASEFIRSQRLKLAAQLLKKSDINVSQVGYSVGFNDHAYFSKCFKEMYHCTPNEYSKKK
- a CDS encoding autotransporter outer membrane beta-barrel domain-containing protein, which gives rise to MKKVATLIVSFIFIVSSQAQDSGFDAKTKGSFIANGSVNVYFTTRKRNDDKATAFTTRITPKVGYFVIDNLAVGLELGINTNKEKQDSDFGDIETTTNGFGIGPFARYYLENNIYFEGLIGIASSKTTSNGGLLGSTDIKSNIFGFRVGAGYAFFLGNHVAIEPSVSYSWEDVNPKGAPSNYKESLSSIFLGIGISAFF